The Triticum urartu cultivar G1812 chromosome 5, Tu2.1, whole genome shotgun sequence genome contains the following window.
AACGAGATCAAGCCAAACCATAGGTCCCGTAGACTTTCACTGACGTGGGCGGAGTGTACCGTCGCGGACAGCGACGCGCCGACCAACCGCAGAGCCGTCGCAGTGTCGCCGGCACGCGGGACGACGAACCGGATCGTGTGCCCCTCCATGTCTCCCCGCACTAGCAGCTCGCCTCCGTCCGACGGCGCCGATAAGAGGGTGTGACGGTAGACCACCACGATGTGCTTGTCGTCTCCTTTTTCATTGCTCTTCAGCGTGGACGTGGTCATCGAGGCCCCAGTACTTAACTCGTCGTAGTTTCTCTCGTAGTCATCGTCGGAACTCAGcacatcttcatcttcatcttcgCCCACCTCTTTCTCCACCTTGGGCGTAGCAGGAGGGTAACACTCAAGCTGGACGACGCTCGGTCCTTCCATGGTGTTTTAAATGGAGTGGTTGGTATCTGGATATTCTCCGCCTGTGATCCTCCTCGATCGATGGTGAAAAATACCTCTCGCCCGTCAACGGATCGCCTGCTGTGGTAGTATGTTCGTGCAAGCATATGCTCCTGAGCTTATATCATATATGGCGATGATTCGTCTGCCGATTCGGAATTGCGCTCTCAGAGGAAGAGTAACTCCTCAGTTGTACTCGGACTCCAGCAAAACTAGATTCCAGATTCCACAATCATAATTCGGAGTAAATCTCTGACCCATCCCGATTAGGATTCGGACTCTCGGAGCGGCCCACGATCATCCACGTAGTCAGGTACCGATCGAGGCCTACGGATCATGCACGTACGCACTCGGAGTCTCGGATACGTACTTTGTTGTGCAGGAGCGGATTGACCCATCAGAACGGCCTTCTTCTTGCAGGTTGTCCAACTGTGACTTGTGAGCGGCGGCGAGGAGACGACACCGTCGGCATGGTGCTTTGAGCGCTAACACTGCCTCGCCATCATGTACTATCACTACAGGGAAATTATTTTTCACCTTATGGCCACATGTACGCCGAGAGTTTTTTATCGGTCACCCGGCGTATTAGGCTATAAGCCATGTGTCGGGCATGCTCCGCAACACGAACCCGCAAGACTCAGCGTACAGCCAGGTACGATGTAACGCGCCTAAAAACATGTGACGTATCTAAAGGCATGTACAATACttgataagatagtcttatcttaatctcgcatgtaatttagagatgatAAAAAAATACGTCTACAATAGATTATTTCTTAGCAATTGGCATATTTACTGGTGTCCATGACATTGAGGGATGGGTTCTATTGCCCTGACCGCCGAACCCACCCTTCAGTGTACTGTAGAACCATACTTCACTACTAATCTGAATGTTGTCAATAAAAAAAAGTACTCCTAACTGGTATTTTTTGCTCGGTATGGGGATTTACCCAGGGGCACGAAAATATGCGATAACCATGAGAAATATTAAAATTTCGACCGGTAACCAAAACCTTGGAAAGGAGTGATGCACAACCGGTTGCCGTTTCATGTCCACAGGCTACAAATCTTAGAAAGCACTTTGTGTTCTCCTTGTTGATGTGGTTGTTGTCGCGACAGTGAAGCACACAGGGAGCACGTGCTCTCTGAGACCACTAAAGTCTCTAACTCCAGCATGGTTTGAGTGACAACCTTCTGTATGGCTGTGACGTCCGGATAATTAAACTATAGTAATCCTTTACTAATGAGGCCACGTCATTACGGTTACTATTGATAAACTCACATTGTTTTAAATCCaattcaaaatcaagtcaaactcaaaagttttcaaatgtctAAAATAAAATATTCATCTTGTGGCAAATTTTAATTTgttaatattggtggtgaaccaacattttaaCTAAGTGTTTAAATGCCCTAGAGTAATTAAAACCGTGTCCTAAATAGAAAGTTATTTGCTTTTTAAATTATAAAAAGAAAAGGGGGAGGAGCCCGCGTGCCCCCCGGGCCTTGGGCACCCGGACCAGCAGGCCCAATTGGACCAGCCCACTCCCTCTCCGGTGGTCTTCTCCTGTTCCCCGCGTCGCTACAGGGGCAGGGCTCCCGCCCGACCACCTCGCCCGCCACGTCGACGAGGGGATAAGGACGCCGACGCAGCGTCCCCTCAGGTTCCCCTCCCCACTGGCCCCTCGCTCTCTCTCCCACACCCTCGCCCCCTCTCCGGATCGCTCCTCGCCGAGCGCCGTTACCATCGCCCCACCTCGCTCCACCACAGACACCGACCGGCCCTAGCCTCGTCGACGAGCCCGCAAACTCCGCATCGGGCCGCCCCCTGCCCCGCAGCCGCTTGCCGTGTCCTTGCAGCCCTCCCGCGCCTGCCACCGGCCGCCGGAGCCGCACTCACCGGTGCCCCGGCCGCCGCCTGCTGCTTCTGCTCTACTTTGCTACCCCGCATCGCGCTTTCCTCCCCTAACCACGCCGCCCTATTCCGGTCGTCAACCGTGCGGGCCCTGGCCACCGGCGGCGGCGCCCGGCTCCCACCGTCGCCGGCGCCCGGCTTCCCCCGTCGCCCTGGTGGGCTATGCCCGCACCCCTGGGGCTCCGCCCCGTTTCGCCCACGCCCCGCTAAGGCCTATGGGCCAGTTCCTAGTAGGCCCCACCAAccccttttcttaaaaaaaaataaaaatatgtaaaaaaatatatttaattaattaatcatgtttaatgAACTATTTAAGTTTAATTAACCTGCTAACAAAACTAGGTTAAAATGCTATTAGCTATTATGTGTATGATAGGGGGccaccccctgttgaccagtcgaacgttgactggtcaactgggaccccCTGGCCCACTTGTCATCCTCTGTGTACAGTTCTGTGTACACAGAGCTGGGTAGCCCTAACATTTTAAGAATTTTTTCGAtttaagaataaatccagaaaatgtttaaataTTTGAAATTTAATAGAACATAATCCGTAACtcagatgaaaaagttttatatatgaaagttgctcagaaagaCGAGACGAATCCAAATACGCCATCCGTTCGTCTgtcacacgtccctagcatagcgaacattcAACTATCCCCCCACcaattcatctgtccgaaaatgccaaacttcgggAAAACTTTCCCGGATGCATCCACCCTTCCCCGGTATTGTGTGACACCGCATTAGAACACGCCTAGTGCTGCttattgtcatgtcatgcatctatTTGCTTATACTtaatgtttcttccccctcttcttctccggtagaccccgagaccgttgcTAATGCTGCTGTGATCGACCACGTCGATGACGACACTTCTTCCctttcagcagagcttccaggcaagcccccccctttgatcatcccgatattgcccattccattctcgcatgcttgcattagattttgctactgttattgattgctcctattctgatgcatagcctgcttttgtaatctgatattgttacctacctgcttatcctaaagtGCTTactataggttggttagtgatccatcagtgaccccccaccttgtccttgttgcccctgcttcatcatcgatgactcgatcaacgtgatcaaTGACCAGAGCCTGACACCTCACATCACATCACATCCCTTTTATTGCTCGATTCTGCAGagctactatcgagtgccgagggtgatacctcgtaacgcactcctgatgataattctatagtgtagctattcggtcgtggtcaacgagggtgattcctccttcaccattctcaatacggctctgtcgtgcaactcCTCAAGTGTGgacctcgagggtggttcctcttacgttcaccttgatgattacatcgagtggaatcccccgagggtgattcctcgggttttcctcCTTGATGTTTTGGACACACGATTACCTTGACTTTACTTGAGACCTTTGTGAAAGTCGGGCGGGCCCAGAGAGCACCCGCAGGATAATTACGTGGCATGGCCGGGCATTCTGGGCCCTTGCCGTAAGTCCacgacggggcgacggggtcacatcgatcgtgagtctctgctcgtctCCGCAAGCTAATAATACACTATGGTTTGAGTATTTGTTCTGAGTTGGCCTTTGGCCTTTACGAACTAACCATCATGCGAGAATAGTTATGGGCCTCGACGACGTAGTATCAGCCGAAGCTTTGTCAAATGTCCAGTTCAGCATTGCGCCACAGCTGGGCCGGCACCCCAGAGGTGGTGTTTGGTCCGCCTTGCTCGCAACGACCCAGAGTGCAACGGGCAATGGGCTCAGATCCCGgagtgcttaggatgtagaccggcggggacctctctgttgagcctaggtacggctacgacgtgttgatcttccgaggccgggtattgacccagaaaagtgtgtccggccagagtaaTCAAGCGTGTTGAAAAACGTGGTGCACCCCTGCGGGAAAGATTATCTAGTAATAGTCGTGTCCACGGTAACGGGCATTCAGACTTATATCCTGATCTATTACAAATAGAAATGGTTACTTGGGATATGTGGCTCcaggattgctttctcgcagggagtcaaGGAAGGATCTCTGGGCATTAATACTACAACATGTTTCTTAAATATAAACTGCTATTCTttactcttctacatgctgcaagatgcttggagctgcttaaagatgctagtcttcgataggctaggccttcccctctattctagcattctgcagttcagtccacagatacaacccttcatttgataccaatgcatacttagtatagatctgatgcttgcgagtactttggataagtactcacggttgctttgcttccccttttcccccttctttcttctttccggttgttgcaaccagatggtgaatcccaggagccagatgccaccccagtcgactactactactacccagagggtgcctactacgtggagaccgccgacgaccaggagtagttaggaggtcccaggcaggaggcttgcCTCTTCGATCATTGTTGTTTTGTGCTTGCCTTCTTAAGGCagtcttgtttaacttatgtctgtgcccagatattgttgcttccgctgactcttgtgtatcgagctatgtattcgagccctcgaggcccctggcttgtaatataaagtttctattattttatttgtgtctagagttgtgttgtgatttCTTCCCATGAGTCTTTAATCTTAATCGTACACATTtgtatgtatgattagtgtatgattgaattgGAGACATCACAATGGCTATAGAGCTGCAGGGAGAATAGAGAAGCAAAGGAAAAACGGCGAGAAAGCAACGGAAAAGCCATGCATGGAGCAGGATGATTGATCGTCACGCTGCAACGGAGGCCGCCAAGAAAATTAAGCTGCTGCTAACGCGTAGACATAGCTTAGGGGAGACAGTGGGATCCCACTCTAGTCCTTTATGGCCTAGTTGGAATACTTTCTTGTAGTGCCTACTCCACATGCATATGCTCAAATTGTTCTCTCCAAATGCTATCTTCGTTTAACACGCTTTGGACAACCTAATAAAGTTTGATCATGGCATTAGCAAATTAAGCTGCACTCTTAGTTGCATGCTCGTTTCATGACTATAAATACACCCTTTGGGACTTAGGAGCCCCATGGTCAATCACCCTCTCAATTCTCAAACCGGGCTTGGCTGACCCCTGGAGCTCAGTGATCTACTCATGCAAAGCCTGAGAGAGTACGATTCCTTAATTAGTTGTTGTCCTTGGCCTAGACCACCTCTCAGCAACAAAGATGAAGATCACCAACGCCCGGGCGCTCCTCAAGAAGGCAGCAGCTATGTGCAAGAGCAAGACCAGTGTCCTCACGGCCAGGCTCCTCATCCTCGCCTCCGTCCATCGCAGGTTGGCCACGGTCGGCGCCATTTCTCACAGGATCCATGCCCTCATTGTGGCTGACCGGGAGAAGGGTGCCAAAGTGGACTACCACAAGGCTCTCATGCTCCGCAAGGTTGAGAAGCCAAAGTACCAAGTCGGTGAGATGGTTGATCCGTCCCACCATCTAACATTGTTTGTTCAAGAGGACGGTGTTGGTGGCTGCCCTGACTGGACACTGCACCCCATCTTCAGCGACGATGACGATTTCTGTTACACTGATGAGTATggcaatgatgatgatgatggagatgatCCCTCAGTGATGACTGCAATAAGGAGCAACCAGGAGGCTGATTTGGAATTCAATATGGACGACGATATTGACCTGGCTGCCGAAATGTTCATCAGAAGGTTCCGTGAGCAGATGGACGAGAACTTCTCGTGATGTTGTGTTCCATATATACCATGCATGGTAGCGCACATAGCTACTGCTAACAAAATGACGGTAGCATTGATGAGAGTGAGATCGATAATGTAGATAGGCCGGGGACATTTGTGTCCATAACCAAGGATATGAGATTTTGCGGGTGTCCACAAGTTAGAAGTTTTTGATAGATACCTACCTCGTAAAATTTGTACTTATAACTGTAAGTGTGTCTCAAACGAAAGAAAAAACATTATATGAATTTTTTGGAATTCCAAATCTTTTTCTGAATTGTTTGAACTAACTCTAACGGtcctctctctcccctcccccaccccctaTACTTTGCTTAGCCGGCTTCCACCAAACGCCATCTTCTTGCCCACTACCCCGCCCTTCCAAAGTTCTCGTTATCGACAAGGACACCTAGGTTGCTAACCACTCTTGGAGGGTATGGCCCACCACATTGCAGGTATTTGGTAAGCTCTGGCTCTCAGCCCCTTGGTATCTCTTGCGAACCAAGAATCATAACACTAAATTAAGTAGTTGCCCGCATTGGAAGAGTAGAGCAAATTAGTAGAAGGCTTCATATTGATAAAAGATATAGAATGAACACCCACAAAAAGAGTTTGTGTCTCAGTTAGCAGTCTAGTAAAACTAATTTTGTAAGCCTGAAAAAGAAGGAAAAAAACACAAACTCCGTACCCATGGCCGTGGCAAAATCCGAACAAAGCTGAAAGTGTGGCTTTATTTTGATGAAATACAAGATTCTTTTCGTAAACATTGTGGAAATCACGAGATTGTGGCCATCTCTTCTCTCTCCCGGCTAGAGAGGCATGGGTGCACCTGATGCATAGATTCACCCTTGCAATACATGTGTTCTCTCCCGACCAAGATTTTGGCTACCTGATCCCACTTTTTTTCTCGAGGGGGAGCAAGATTCTCGATTACAGTAGTAACCACAAAATTCCAGGTATATCCCGATCAAAAGATTTCAAACAAAATTTGGATGCCTTTTTGTAACTTTGTTAGAGAGGTGTTGAATTTTCAATATACAAACATATAGTTGTGCACTTAGCACTGATGTCGCCTCTCTGTTGAACCTGTGTTGCAAGGTGGCCCTTCCGAAAACCAGCACCTGCTTATTCTTTTTTCGTATTACCATactaaaaagaaaacaaaaatgcGAGGCTGGGACTCGAATATGCAAGTTTAAATACATTTGATGCTCAATTTATCTATACGTGAATGTTCAAATTCAAAATTTCCAAAACATTTGTTATTTTTTCTCCATTACGTGTGTTTATTGAGGGGTGGCAAGAAACACAGTTATGGCCGGGCGGTAACCGAATTGTGGGGCAAGGACAAAATCGCCGGATTCAAAAGGTTGGGACAATTAGCACCCCTTGCGCATTCCAAGCATCACTGTTCCAACACACAAGGCGGTCGGTGCCCGGCAGAACAAGAATATATTCCCGTGGTTAAAATCCGGAAAGCATATACTCCACCAACACCATGTATGCATGAGACTTGATGTGGTAGTTGTCACAGTACGCCATGTCTAAAACTCCATAATGGTGTTTGAGACTTTTTTTTTTGGCTAGTGTGTTTGGGACTTGTGAATGCATGAAAGAAAAACGGAAACTCCCATCGATCTATCACGGACATTGCTCCCTTCTACTTTATGCAAGTTGACGGGCGAGCAACAAAGCGGCCGGAGGAGAGGCAAAGCTACGCAGATCCCACGTACAGCAACACAAAGCAGCGGGGAAAACGAAGAAAAATCAGAGACGCGTAGCTGCAACCTTTGGAATTCTGAGCATGAATCACACGGCCGGAGACCCGGCAAGGAAAGCTGTCCGGTCTGCTTGCTTTGGGAAAAATTATTCTAAGCCATCTATCAGCTAGCTTTACCACTTGATTAAAGGAGAGATATTGGCAGTTTGGGACACCAACCCAAAAGGGTCAATCCTAGCCCTGGGACAGGTGCCTTTTGTGACTTAATTGGAATACATACTTCCCCATAAGTTCCTTGCTTAGTTCCACTATCAACATTCTTGTAGTGCTCACTCCACATGCCTATTTTTTCTCTCTGGTATATGCTATTGCTAGATGCTTTCACATGCTTTATCACGCGAGGTACCAAAAGTTTGAGCGTGACATCACCAAGGCTAGTTGCAATGTTAATTGCATGCTCAGCTTCTCACTATAAATACACCATGAGAGCTTCAGGACAAAGCCCATGCCTCCTTTCAAGCCAGCTTCTCTCAGCTTCTTTTTCAAGCCTGAGGCGTCACAGCTCCTTACTTGCTGCCCTTCATACGTAGCTGATCGGCCATCTCTCAACAACAAAGATGAAGATAGGGAAGGCTCCTGagctcctgaagaaggccgtagCGATGTGCAAGAGCAAGACCACCAGGCTCCTCATCCTCGCCTCGCTCCAGCGCCGCAGGATGTCCATGGGCGTTGTGGTCTCTCGCAAGATCGACGCGCTCATTGTGGCCGACTGGGAGAGAGCGGACCGCCACAAGGCTCTCGCGCTACAAACGGTGGAGAAGAGACCGGTAATCATCCAGGAGAGTGACTTGGAGGCCAATTTCTCTCGTCACTTGGCGATGTTCGGTCAAGAGAATGGTCATGGTGGCTGCCCAGCTAACCGAACACTGCATCCCCTATTCAACAACAACCACGCCAACTACCATTAcagtgaagatgatgatgtgctacttGATTCATGCGAtcaagatgatgatgatgagctgTCAGTCATGGATCTGATCATGAGCAATGGAGAAGTTGAGGGGATGGAGTTCAACATGGAGGAGGACATTGATCAAGCTGCTGATATGTTCATTAGGAGGTTCCGACAGCGGCTGAATGAGGGATTTTAGGGTCTTATtagcacatgcatgcatgtatcttAGATTAGGGCGTTGTCTTCTTTTTAGGTGCCCAAAAATTAGAAAATTTTGTGGACATCAATATGAATAGGAGTTGAGGCTTGACAAGCAGTTATCCTTATTTGTTAGGTTAATCCAAACAAGTTTGAATTTGGCTAGAAGTGTGCTAGTTGTGTCCGGTTAGGATTAGTAGTGTGATCAGCGTTGCCGGTAATTAAATTAGGAAAGTTATGTACGGCAACACCAAGAGTACTAATCGTACGTGAGTTAGTATATAGATGAGAGTCCTAGTCATAGCTATCCGAGTAGAGCTAGGATGTCATGTCCGTGTACGTGTCGTGTTAGGTTATGGTGGAGTCGGCTACGCGCCATGGTTAGGACCGATAAGGGTTGCGTGAGTTTTGTAACACCGATGAcagagagaaaaagagaaaaaaaataaagaggaaaAAGGGCACGATATGAGCCCTTGACTATCAATTTTTGTGTGCGCGTTGTTTGTGTAATTTGATGTGATCGACCCTGTGGGCAATTTTCAACAACTGGTATCTAGAGCAAGGTTCGAGT
Protein-coding sequences here:
- the LOC125556377 gene encoding uncharacterized protein LOC125556377, with translation MKIGKAPELLKKAVAMCKSKTTRLLILASLQRRRMSMGVVVSRKIDALIVADWERADRHKALALQTVEKRPVIIQESDLEANFSRHLAMFGQENGHGGCPANRTLHPLFNNNHANYHYSEDDDVLLDSCDQDDDDELSVMDLIMSNGEVEGMEFNMEEDIDQAADMFIRRFRQRLNEGF
- the LOC125556376 gene encoding uncharacterized protein LOC125556376, whose translation is MKITNARALLKKAAAMCKSKTSVLTARLLILASVHRRLATVGAISHRIHALIVADREKGAKVDYHKALMLRKVEKPKYQVGEMVDPSHHLTLFVQEDGVGGCPDWTLHPIFSDDDDFCYTDEYGNDDDDGDDPSVMTAIRSNQEADLEFNMDDDIDLAAEMFIRRFREQMDENFS